One window from the genome of Toxotes jaculatrix isolate fToxJac2 chromosome 17, fToxJac2.pri, whole genome shotgun sequence encodes:
- the LOC121197130 gene encoding glucosamine-6-phosphate isomerase 2 — translation MRLVILDDYELASEWAAKYIRNRILQFKPSAERYFTLGLPTGSTPYGCYQKLIEYYRSGDISFKHVKTFNMDEYVGLPRAHPESYHSYMWNNFFKHIDIDPANAHILDGNAEDLEAECQAFEQKIAEAGGIQLFVGGIGPDGHIAFNEPGSSLVSRTRVKTLAKDTIVANARFFGNDLSKVPTMALTVGVGTVMDAKEVMILITGAHKAFALYKAIEEGVNHMWTVSAFQQHPRTIFVCDEDATLELRVKTVKYFKGLMHVHNKLVDPVLSMKDQ, via the exons ATGAGGCTAGTCATTCTGGACGACTATGAGCTGGCCAGTGAGTGGGCAGCAAAATACATCCGCAACAGAATCCTCCAGTTCAAGCCCTCTGCAGAGAGATACTTCACCCTGGGCCTGCCCACAG GGAGTACTCCCTACGGCTGCTACCAGAAGTTAATTGAATACTACAGAAGTGGAGATATTTCATTCAAACATGTGAAAACCTTCAACATGGATGAATATGTAG GTCTACCTCGTGCTCATCCAGAGAGCTACCACTCCTACATGTGGAACAACTTCTTCAAGCACATTGACATTGACCCAGCCAACGCTCACATCCTGGATGGAAACGCAGAGGACCTGGAGGCAGAGTGTCAGGCCTTTGAACAGAAGATCGCAGAGGCTGGAGGGATCCAGTTATTTGTAGGAG gtaTTGGCCCTGATGGTCACATTGCGTTCAATGAGCCTGGCTCCAGCCTCGTCTCCAGGACCAGAGTGAAAACCCTGGCGAAGGACACCATTGTGGCCAATGCCCGTTTCTTTGGTAACGACCTCTCCAAGGTTCCCACCATGGCTCTCACGGTCGGGGTAGGAACCGTCATGGACGCCAAGGAG GTGATGATTCTGATCACAGGAGCACACAAAGCCTTCGCTCTGTATAAAGCCATAGAAGAGGGGGTCAACCACATGTGGACGGTATCAGCCTTCCAGCAGCACCCACGTACCATCTTTGTCTGTGACGAGGACGCAACGCTGGAGCTCCGGGTCAAAACTGTGAAGTACTTCAAAG GTTTAATGCATGTTCATAACAAGCTGGTGGACCCAGTGCTGAGCATGAAGGACCAGTAA